In Planctomycetaceae bacterium, a single genomic region encodes these proteins:
- a CDS encoding metal-dependent hydrolase — translation MSPLGHALAGVAVAGVVMPMRLSIGKKIAIGCVFAALAYIPDFELPYWGHGRPDYAISHSIFINGLLILVLCAAALAVPALRRRVGRAYLLAGGAAAWLSHLLLDSFYNHGKGVLIGWPVCSYRLNLPMPWFTPLAAGLHDPNLAHELLAEAILFGVIVLLIFAARTALRKCSPEPTLG, via the coding sequence GTGAGTCCACTGGGTCATGCGCTTGCGGGGGTGGCTGTCGCCGGCGTGGTCATGCCGATGCGGTTGTCGATTGGCAAGAAGATCGCCATCGGCTGCGTCTTTGCCGCCCTGGCGTACATTCCGGACTTCGAATTACCGTACTGGGGCCACGGACGCCCCGACTACGCCATCAGCCACAGCATCTTCATCAACGGCCTGCTCATCCTTGTGCTCTGCGCGGCGGCATTGGCCGTGCCGGCGCTGAGACGGCGGGTCGGGCGGGCATATCTTCTTGCCGGCGGGGCGGCCGCTTGGCTGAGTCACCTGCTGCTGGACTCGTTCTACAACCACGGCAAAGGCGTACTGATCGGCTGGCCGGTGTGCAGCTATCGGCTGAACCTGCCCATGCCCTGGTTCACGCCGCTGGCGGCCGGCCTGCACGACCCGAACCTCGCCCACGAATTGCTGGCCGAAGCGATCCTGTTCGGCGTGATCGTCCTGCTGATCTTCGCTGCGCGGACAGCGCTGCGCAAATGTTCGCCCGAGCCAACCCTGGGCTGA